GCCGTCCTCGCCTGTGTCGCGGCGGCCCAACGCACCCGGGTGCAACGCCAGCGCGCCGCCCGTTACCCGGAGGCACCCTTCCCAGGCTGACCCCGCGACCCGCAACCGTCCCGCTGAGGGATCGGCCTCCGGTCGCCTTCCTCCCTAGCGAGCGTGCTGCCGCAGGAGGAACCGTTGGACCTTCCCGCTGGGCGTCTTGGGCAGAGCGGGGACGAAGTCGATGCGGCGGGGGTAGGCGTGCGCGGCGTAGCGGGTGCGGACCATCGTCTGCAGTTCATCGGCCAGTGCCTCGCTGGGCTCCGTGTCCTGCCGGAGGACGACGAACGCGGTCACGACCTCGCCGCGCAGCTGGTCCGGGAGGCCGACGACGGCACACTCGGCGACGGCCTGGTGCGTGCAGAGGACGGATTCGACGTCGAAGGGACCGATGCGGTAGCCGGCCGAGAGGATCACGTCGTCGTCGCGGCCCGTGAAGAAGAGGAAGCCGTCGGCGTCCATGTGACCGCTGTCGCCGGTGAGGTAGTAACGGCCGTCGCCGGCGTAGCGCTGCGCGGTCAGTTCGGCGTCCTGGTGGTAGCCGGTGAAGCAGAACAGCGGGCTCGCCGGTACGTCCAGGGCGACCCTGCCGACCGTGCCCACGGCAGCGGGGACGTCCGCGTCCGGGTCGAGGACGACCGCTGTGAACCCGGGCAGGGCGCGTCCCATGGAAGCGGGACGCAGTGGGGCGCGCAGTTCGGGGTGGTGGCTGTTGGCCACCACCATGCCGACCTCGGTCTGCCCGAAGTGGTCGTGCACCGGCACCCCCAGGACGCTGGTCGACCACTCGATGATGTCGGGGGTGAGTGGTTCTCCGGCGCTGGAGACGGCTCGGAGGACGAGACGATCCGGTATGGGAAGTCCGGAGCTCCGCACGGCCCGGAAGGCGGTGGGTGCCGCGGCGAGGTTGCTGACCCCCAGGTCACGGAGGACCCGGAGGAAGAGCTCCGGGGCGAAGGGGCCGTCGAGCAGGATGGTGCGTCGGCCGGCGGCCAGCGGCGCGACGACGGCGTAGAAGAGGCCGTAGGCCCAGCCGGGGTCGGCCGCGTTCCAGTAGACGTCATCGGCACGGACGTCGAGGCCGAACTCGTAGTAGGCATGGATCCCGGCCAGTGCCCGGGCGGGCACCACGACGCCCTTGGGGTTGCCGGTCGTCCCCGACGTGTAGAACTGGATGACGGGCCCCTCCGGCCCCTGGGCGTGCGGGGCAGCGGCCCGCGCCGGCCCGCTCGCGACACCGTCGAAGGGGATGTCGCCCTCGCGGGCATCCGCGCCGAGGACGACGATCCGCCACGGCGGGTCGGCGGGCATGTCCGGTCCCGCATCGAGCTTGGGACGCTGCTGGCTGTCGCAGACCACCAGCTCCGCGCCGGATGCCGCCAGGCGCAGCGCGATGGCCTGCGCGCCGAACGCGGTGAACAGCGGCACGTGCACCGCACCGAGCCGCCACATCGCCAGCAGCGTGATCGGCAGCTCGACGCCCTTGGGGAGCAGTGTGGCGACCCGGGTGCCGGCGCGGACACCGAGCCGTGCCAGGCCGCCCGCGAGCTGCTCCGACCGGCGGCGCAGCTCGCCGTAGCTGAGGTCCTGGGAGGTCGTGCCGGCACGGACGACGGTGACGGCCACGCGGTCGGCGGGATGGCGGTCGCACAGGGCTTCGGCGACGGCGAGGTCGGCGGCCGAGTACTGGTCCACCAACTCCTCGACGCGCTGCTGCACGCTCGGGTCGCCCCTCCCCGTCCGGTCGGCGGTCACCGCAGGGCCGCCAGGACCATGTCCGAGATCCGCTGGGAGCGCACGACGTGGTCGGAGTCCTCCAGCGCGCCGGTGGTGAGCAGTGCGAACGCGACGTCCCGCTGGGGGTCGACCCAGAACAGGCTGGTCCCCGATCCCCACCCGCCGAAGGTGCGCGGGCTGCCCAGGTTCGGCAGCGGCCCCGGGGTCAACCCCTCGCCGCGGACGAAGAAGCCCAGGCCCACACTGCCGGGCCACGCGGCCCAGTGCCTGCTCGACAGCGCGTAGGTGAACAGTGAGTTGGGCAGGTCGCCGGTCCAGTTCCGGGTCGCCAGCTCGAGCATCGCCGGGGACAGCACCCGGTGCCCGTCAGCGATGCCGCCGGCGCGCAGCATGTCGGCGAACCGGAAGACGTCCCCGATCGTGGTGATGCAGCCGGCACCCGGGATCTCGGCGCCCTCCATCGCGAGCAGGGCACCCACCCCCTGCACCTCCTGGGGCTGGAACAGGCCGGCGGGCCGGCGATACCGGGGCACCACGGGGGCCACCGGGCGGCCGTTCTGCGGCGGCCCGAAGCTGGTGGAGGTCATGCCGACCGGCTCGAGGAGTTCCTCGGCGAGGATGCGGGAGAGCCCTCGACCCTCGGGATCGACGGCGACCAGCATCGAGCCCATGACCGCCTGAGCGGCCAGCAGCGAGTAGATGACCCGGGTCCCCGGCTCGGCCTCCGGCGCGGCGGCCGCGGCGTACTCCGTCCACTTCTCGTAGTAGATGAGGTCCTCCGGCGGCAGGGGTGCCAGGCCGGACAGGATCCCCGACGTGTGGGTCAACAGGTGCCAGAGCGCGACTCGGTGCTTCCCCCTGGCCTCGAAGCCGGGCAGGACCTCGTGGACGGGTTGGAGCAGGTTGAGCAGGCCGCGTTCTACATAGCTGAGGACGACGGTGTTGAAGAACTGCTTGCTGATCGAGAAGGGCACCAGCAGCTGGTCCTCGGTGAGCGGAGTCCCTGCTGCCCGATCGGCGAAGCCGACGACCTCCAGTGCAGTGAGGTCCCCGGCTCGCCCGACGGCGACCGCCGCCCCGTCGTAGAGCTCCCGGGCTATGTCGGACTCGAGGGCCTCGCGGACGCGGCGCAGACGGTCCGGATCGAAAGCGAGCACTCGGGGTGGCACCGTGGTCACGTCGACACTCCTTCAGGCGGGGCAGGGGGCACTGTCGTCCGGGCCTCGAGCACCGACCCGTCGCGACCGCGGGTCGCCAGACGGACGGTTGATCGATGGAGAACGGTGGGCGGCGCATCGGCGAGGTGCGACCGTGCGCTCCGTGCGGCCCGGGGAGTTGATCGTGCAGGCGGGTGGTGAGCTGGGCCATACTCATTCCGGCCAGACAGTTGCTCATTCCGGTCAAGCCGCTAGTGTTCGCCCATGCTCGACCCGGCGTCGCCCCGGCACCCGGCGAGCGTGCGCGACCTGCTCGAGGTCGCCCGGATCCCCGATGACGTGAGCCTGCGGGGAACGAGGATCACCCGTGAGCTGCTGGCCGACCCGCTCAGCGAGATCGCCACCCGCGACGAGGTGCGCGTGATCGACAACGTCGTGGCCGCCGTGCCGGATCGCACCGACATCGGGCTGGACTCCGGCGCCCGCTGTCGGCTCGACGCCTTCGGGATGACGGGCCTGCTGATGCTCTACGGGGAGAACCTCGCCCAGGCCTTCGCGTCGTCCATCCGGTACCAGGACCTGTGCTACCCGCTGCCTCGCTCGGCCCACCAACGGGTCGGGTCGACCGTGGTGATCACGCTGGACCCGAGCGACTACCCGCGCCACCTGCACGCCTACCTGATCGATCACCAACTCGCGGCGATCGACGCGATCATCACCCAGCTACGCGGGCGGGGGATGCGGGCCAGGAGCGTGGAGCTCGTCCAACCGCGCCCTCCGCACGCGGAGCGCCACACCGCACTCTTCGGCGTTCGCCCGGTCTTCGGTGCCCCCCTGGATCGCATCGTGGTCGACGCGCGGGAGCTCGACGACCCGTTCCCCCAGGCCAACCCGGCCGTGGTCGCGCAGTTGGACGCGAACTGCCGCACCGTCCTCCAGCGCCGCCGCGCACGCGTCGGGGCGACGGGGATGGTGCGCCACCGCCTCGAGCGGGCCAACGGACCCATCCCCACCCTCGAGATGGTCGCGGCCGACGTGGCCATGTCTCCCCGCACCCTGCGCCGCGCGCTCGCGGCCGAGGGCTCCTCGTTCCGCAGTCTCGACATCGAGGTCCGCCTCGCCCGCGCCACCCACCTGCTGGAGACCACGGCGCTGTCGGTGGAAGCCGTCGGCCGCGACCTCGGCTACGCGACGGCCTCCGCGTTCGTCCACGCCTTCACGCGCTGGGCGGGACAGTCCCCCGGGGCCCACCGGCGAGCACACGTCGCCCGGACCAGCCGCTGACGCACCAGTGCGCCCACCCAGGGCATCGCCCCCTCCAGCGCGGGACGAGTCCGGGCCACCCGCTCGGCAGGCAGGACGACGAACAGCAGCCGGGGAGGGCTCCCGGTACCCCCGCACCGAACGCCTCCCCGCCGGGCCAACCAACGAGCCGTTCGCCAGTGATCACCTCGTGCCCGCCCGGTGTGTGATGCGGCCCCCGCCGACACGGGTCAGTAGCAGGCAGAGGCTCCCCGCCGACACCGTCGCCCCGCTGGCTGGCCGCTGGGCGACGAGGGAACCGATCCTGAGCGACACCAGATGCGCGCCGCAGGCCACGTCGAACAGCCCGACATGGAAGCCGTCGGGGTCGGCCGGTCACACCATCTGGTCGAAGGCGGTGAGGTGGGTGCTGCTCGGTGCGGTCATCGCGTCGAACTGCCGGAGGACTGTGAGAGGTCTCCAGAAGATCACGCGGTGGCCGCCTCGACGTCCAGGGGCCCGGCGACGCCTCACTGCGAGCCCACGGGCTCGGATCACGCATGATCGCGATGGCGTCGCGAGCACCTGGAGCGACGACCCAACGGCACTGGCGGTGCTTGCGGCCGTCGTGGCCGCGAACAACGCGTCCCGGCGGGCGCTGGAGGAGACGAGGCTGCGGGAGATCGCCGCGAGGCTGATCAATCCGGACAACCCGTTGGACGACCCGCTCCACCATGTCTACCGGGGCGACCGGCCGAAGAAGGCCCCTGCGCCAGGTCCTGGTGACCGATCCGCTTGTGGAGTGGGTCGGCTCCCGCCGCACGGTCCTGGGCAACGAGGAGGCGATCGTCGACGGTCGGCCGTTCCGGCCTGATCGCGACCGGAGCTGACCCGCCGCAGCGGTGAGGCGCGCAGTGCCTGCCAGCGGGATGGCGTCACGCCGTAGGCGCGAGTGAACTGGCGCGTCAGGTGGCTCTGGTCGGCGAAGCCGGCCTCGACAGCGGCGTGCGCGACCGGGTGGCCGGCCTCCAGGGCGGCGCGGGCCAGTCCGAGCCGCCGCAGCGTGCGATACCGGTCGGGACTGGTCCCGAAGGCGAGCCGGAACTGGCGGGCCAGCGACCAGCGGTCCAGTCCGGTCATGGCTTCCAGCGTGGATGCGCTCGTCTGCTCCGCGGCGTGGGCGGTCAGGTACTCGCGCACGCTCTCGACCGCCCGCTCGTCGATCGCGGGCCGCGGCCGGCGCGGCCCGGGGCCCAGCCTGGTGAGGACGTCGGCGACGACGACGGCCAGCTCCGCGGCATGCAGGCCGCTGACCGGCTCGTCGACGTCGGACACGAGGGCAGCCAGCGGTCGTGTCGCCCGCGAGTCCCGTACGACAGGGTCGGCCACGAAGGGCAGCGGTCGGCCGCCCAGCGCACCGCGCAGGGCCTCCGGTGCGACGTACAGGATCCGGTAGCCGAAGCCGTCGTCCGTCCCGGCGGCTCCGTCGTGCTCCTCGTCCGGGTGCAGCACGTGCACCTCCCCGGGCAGACAGATGCGGCGCGAGCCGCGGTAGCCGAAGGTCTGCACACCCGCCGTCGTGACCCCGATCGCGTAGGTGTCGTGCCGGTGGGGCCGGAAGGTCAGCGACGACAGGTGCACCTCGGCCCGCTCGAACCCCCGGGCGCCCGGCCCGAAGCGGATGGAGTCCCCGCCCGGGCCGCACGATCGTCCAAGACCGCTGGGGAGGGCGCCTCCTAGCGTCCGGGACATGTCCGGAACGTATCGCGGCCCTCATGCCTGAGTCGCTCGCCGAGCAGGCCGCCGCCGGAGGGTCGATCGGGTCGCTGCTGCTCGCCTCGCTGGCGGTGATGGGCAGTCCTGGCCCCACCACGATGAGCCTGGTCGCCACCGGGTCTGCGTTCGGCATGCGCCGGTGCCTGCCTTACCTGACCGGCGTCGTCCTCGGGACGACCGCTGTGCTGGTCGCCGTGGCGACCGGCCTGACTGCAGCGCTGCTGGCGGTGCCCGCGATCGGCTCGGTCCTGACCGTGGGGGCGGTCGTCTACATCCTCTGGCTGGCCTTCCACATCGCCACCGCCGCGCCGCTGTCCGAGCAGCCGGCCGCCGCCAGCCTCCCGTCCTTGACCGGCGGGGTGTTCCTCGGGCTCGCCAACCCCAAGGCCTGGCTCGCCATCGCGGCGGTCTTCGCCAGTGCCCGATCGACACCGGATGCCGGCGCGGACGCGGCCGCGAAGCTCCTCCTCCTGACCGCGATGATCGTCGCCATCCATCTCGGCTGGCTGCTGATCGGCGCCTCGATCACGCCCGTCCTCCGCGGCGGCCGGTGGTCCCGAGTGATCAACGTGACGCTCGCGGCCGCCCTGGTCGTCGCGACGGTCCTCGCTGTGCTGCCGTGACCGCGACGCTCGCTCGAGCGAGCGCGCCCACTCCTGTGGTGGCTGCTGGCGCCGGCCCAGCCGCGGCAGGTGCGCGACGCAGTAGCCGCTCACAGCCGACGGGCAGGCCTCCGCGTCTGGGTGACCCGGGCTCGCTGGCTGTCCACGGCGCGACATCGGTGTCAACCGGCTCCAGCCTCGGGGGGCGGGCGGCAGCCACCACCACCGCTCGCTGCATGCGGCACTCACCCTGACAGCGCGACACAACAAGGACTGTCCCTTCCTCGGGTCATCCCGTGTGCAGAGATCGATCCGCCGGGTTGTGCGTGACCGAGTGGAAGCGCACCATCAGGCCGGCCCGGGTGGGCGCGCAGCAATAGGGACCGGCCTGCAGCGCTCCGTCTACGGGCAGCGGAGCGACGCGGACGAGTTGCCACGGCTCGGCCTCGACGCGGGCCCGCACGGTCAGTGCGTTGCCCCGTCTGCTGGCGCGCACGGTGACCTCGCGCCCGGTCCAGTGCGGCACCGGGGCCACCGACCAGTCCGACTCGCCGCGGGTGACGACGGCGCCGATCTGGGGCACGCCGTCGCTGACTTCTACTCCAGCCTTGGTCCAGCTCCGCTCGTCGGCCCGCACGAGCACGCCCGCTTGGTCGAACTGCTGGTCGTAGTCGAGCAGGAAACGCACTTCCACGGCCGTGGCGTCCGGGAAGGGCGCGAGCAGCGCATGTCCGGAGTCACGGACGAAGCCGTAGGACGTCGTCCGCCACAGGTCGCTGCCCTGCGCGGCGGTGACGAGCAGGTCGTCGCCGTCCAGGTGAGCGTCCGGCGGTTGGTTGTGCCAGCTGCCCTCCGCCCACGGCCCCCACCGCGCGGCGGCAGGCGGCGCTACCCGGTCCTCAGGCCTTCGACCGGGCATCGGCGGAACCTCCTGTCCACGGCAGGGCATCGGTCTGGCACGCGGTGCTGCACCTGCGGTCGCTCACCCCAGGGTGCTCCCGCCGTTGACGGGCAGCCGTGCGCCGGTGACGAAGGCGGCGGCGTCCGAGACGAGGTAGGACACCGCCGCCGCGACGTCATGCGGCGTTCCCGTCCGCCCCAGCGGAACGGATCGTCGGTACCCCTCCAACAGCTGCGGGTCACCATCGGCGTGCCGTTCCACCGGAACCCAACCGGGAGCCACGGTGTTCACCGTGATGCCATGGGCGGCCAGCTCACGGGCCTGCGCGCGGGCCAGGCCGAGCTGCGCCGTCTTGGCTGTCACGTAGGCGGCGTTGCCGTGGGGGAAGCGCTCGACGACGTCGGAGCCGATGTGCACCACCCGCGGCGAGCGAGCCCTCATCAGATCCGGCAGGGCATGGCGTACCAGCAGGACGGGGCTCTTGACGAAGTAGTCCAACTGCGCGGTCACTGCCTTCCGGGTCAGCTCGGCGACCGGGACGGTCGGCTGAGGCCCGGTGGCGTTGAGGACCAGCGCGGCCACCGGCCCTAGGCGCTGGCGGACATCGGCGAGCAAGGCGACGACCGGCGCCTCCTCGGTGACGTCGGTGCCGAAGGCTTCCGCGATCCCTCCTGCGGCGCGGATGTCGGCCACCACGGCATCCGCGGCGTCGGCAGAGGTGGCGTAGTTGACCGCGACGGCGAAGCCGTCGGCGGCAAGGCGCCGGGCGATCTGCGCGCCCAGGCCGCGGGACGCCCCAGTCACCAGGGCCACCGGCCGATCCGTTAGCGGTGCGGTGGGCCTGCGCGCGGCCTTCCTGGTCACCCTGCCGCTGCTGGCGGCGCTGGTCGTCCTCGGCCGCGACCCCATCCGCCCGT
This window of the Geodermatophilus sp. DSM 44513 genome carries:
- a CDS encoding SDR family oxidoreductase, with protein sequence MALVTGASRGLGAQIARRLAADGFAVAVNYATSADAADAVVADIRAAGGIAEAFGTDVTEEAPVVALLADVRQRLGPVAALVLNATGPQPTVPVAELTRKAVTAQLDYFVKSPVLLVRHALPDLMRARSPRVVHIGSDVVERFPHGNAAYVTAKTAQLGLARAQARELAAHGITVNTVAPGWVPVERHADGDPQLLEGYRRSVPLGRTGTPHDVAAAVSYLVSDAAAFVTGARLPVNGGSTLG
- a CDS encoding serine hydrolase — its product is MTTVPPRVLAFDPDRLRRVREALESDIARELYDGAAVAVGRAGDLTALEVVGFADRAAGTPLTEDQLLVPFSISKQFFNTVVLSYVERGLLNLLQPVHEVLPGFEARGKHRVALWHLLTHTSGILSGLAPLPPEDLIYYEKWTEYAAAAAPEAEPGTRVIYSLLAAQAVMGSMLVAVDPEGRGLSRILAEELLEPVGMTSTSFGPPQNGRPVAPVVPRYRRPAGLFQPQEVQGVGALLAMEGAEIPGAGCITTIGDVFRFADMLRAGGIADGHRVLSPAMLELATRNWTGDLPNSLFTYALSSRHWAAWPGSVGLGFFVRGEGLTPGPLPNLGSPRTFGGWGSGTSLFWVDPQRDVAFALLTTGALEDSDHVVRSQRISDMVLAALR
- a CDS encoding DUF1349 domain-containing protein; protein product: MPGRRPEDRVAPPAAARWGPWAEGSWHNQPPDAHLDGDDLLVTAAQGSDLWRTTSYGFVRDSGHALLAPFPDATAVEVRFLLDYDQQFDQAGVLVRADERSWTKAGVEVSDGVPQIGAVVTRGESDWSVAPVPHWTGREVTVRASRRGNALTVRARVEAEPWQLVRVAPLPVDGALQAGPYCCAPTRAGLMVRFHSVTHNPADRSLHTG
- a CDS encoding AraC family transcriptional regulator — protein: MSRTLGGALPSGLGRSCGPGGDSIRFGPGARGFERAEVHLSSLTFRPHRHDTYAIGVTTAGVQTFGYRGSRRICLPGEVHVLHPDEEHDGAAGTDDGFGYRILYVAPEALRGALGGRPLPFVADPVVRDSRATRPLAALVSDVDEPVSGLHAAELAVVVADVLTRLGPGPRRPRPAIDERAVESVREYLTAHAAEQTSASTLEAMTGLDRWSLARQFRLAFGTSPDRYRTLRRLGLARAALEAGHPVAHAAVEAGFADQSHLTRQFTRAYGVTPSRWQALRASPLRRVSSGRDQAGTADRRRSPPRCPGPCGGSRPTPQADRSPGPGAGAFFGRSPR
- a CDS encoding LysE family transporter; the protein is MPESLAEQAAAGGSIGSLLLASLAVMGSPGPTTMSLVATGSAFGMRRCLPYLTGVVLGTTAVLVAVATGLTAALLAVPAIGSVLTVGAVVYILWLAFHIATAAPLSEQPAAASLPSLTGGVFLGLANPKAWLAIAAVFASARSTPDAGADAAAKLLLLTAMIVAIHLGWLLIGASITPVLRGGRWSRVINVTLAAALVVATVLAVLP
- a CDS encoding AMP-binding protein, with protein sequence MQQRVEELVDQYSAADLAVAEALCDRHPADRVAVTVVRAGTTSQDLSYGELRRRSEQLAGGLARLGVRAGTRVATLLPKGVELPITLLAMWRLGAVHVPLFTAFGAQAIALRLAASGAELVVCDSQQRPKLDAGPDMPADPPWRIVVLGADAREGDIPFDGVASGPARAAAPHAQGPEGPVIQFYTSGTTGNPKGVVVPARALAGIHAYYEFGLDVRADDVYWNAADPGWAYGLFYAVVAPLAAGRRTILLDGPFAPELFLRVLRDLGVSNLAAAPTAFRAVRSSGLPIPDRLVLRAVSSAGEPLTPDIIEWSTSVLGVPVHDHFGQTEVGMVVANSHHPELRAPLRPASMGRALPGFTAVVLDPDADVPAAVGTVGRVALDVPASPLFCFTGYHQDAELTAQRYAGDGRYYLTGDSGHMDADGFLFFTGRDDDVILSAGYRIGPFDVESVLCTHQAVAECAVVGLPDQLRGEVVTAFVVLRQDTEPSEALADELQTMVRTRYAAHAYPRRIDFVPALPKTPSGKVQRFLLRQHAR
- a CDS encoding AraC family transcriptional regulator; this encodes MLDPASPRHPASVRDLLEVARIPDDVSLRGTRITRELLADPLSEIATRDEVRVIDNVVAAVPDRTDIGLDSGARCRLDAFGMTGLLMLYGENLAQAFASSIRYQDLCYPLPRSAHQRVGSTVVITLDPSDYPRHLHAYLIDHQLAAIDAIITQLRGRGMRARSVELVQPRPPHAERHTALFGVRPVFGAPLDRIVVDARELDDPFPQANPAVVAQLDANCRTVLQRRRARVGATGMVRHRLERANGPIPTLEMVAADVAMSPRTLRRALAAEGSSFRSLDIEVRLARATHLLETTALSVEAVGRDLGYATASAFVHAFTRWAGQSPGAHRRAHVARTSR